A genomic window from Salvia splendens isolate huo1 chromosome 11, SspV2, whole genome shotgun sequence includes:
- the LOC121756064 gene encoding T-complex protein 1 subunit epsilon-like, protein MALAFDEFGRPFIILREQEQKTRLRGLDAQKANIAAGKAVARILRTSLGPKGMDKMLQSPDGEVTITNDGATILEQMDVDNQIAKLMVELSRSQDYEIGDGTTGVVVMAGALLEQAQKLLERGIHPIRVAEGYELASRISFEHLERIAHKFEFSGADAEPLIRTCMTTLSSKIVNRCKRSLAEIAVKAVLAVADLERRDVNLDLIKVEGKVGGKLEDTELIYGIVVDKDMSHPQMPKQIEDAHIAILTCPFEPPKPKTKHKVDIDTVEKFQTLRQQEQKYFDDMVQKCKDVGATLVICQWGFDDEANHLLMHRNLPAVRWVGGVELELIAIATGGRIVPRFQELTTEKLGKAGLVREKAFGTTKDRMIYIEHCANSRAVTIFIRGGNKMMIEETKRSIHDALCVARNLIRNNSIVYGGGSAEISCSIAVEAAADKYPGVEQYAIRAFADALDAIPMALAENSGLQPIETLSAVKSQQIKENNNCCGIDCNDVGTNDMREQNVFETLIGKQQQILLATQVVKMILKIDDVISPSEY, encoded by the exons ATGGCGCTGGCGTTCGACGAGTTCGGCCGCCCCTTCATCATCTTACGCGAGCAGGAGCAGAAAACCAGATTGCGTGGCCTTGATGCGCAGAAGGCCAACATCGCCGCCGGCAAAGCCGTCGCTCGCATCCTCCGCACCTCCCTTGGCCCTAAAGGCATGGATAAGATGCTCCAGAGCCCCGATGGCGAGGTCACCATAA CAAATGATGGTGCGACCATCTTGGAGCAGATGGATGTTGACAATCAGATTGCTAAGCTTATGGTGGAGCTGTCTCGGAGTCAGGACTATGAGATTGGAGACGGGACAACTGGAGTCGTTGTAATGGCTGGTGCTCTTCTGGAGCAAGCTCAGAAGCTGTTGGAGCGTGGAATTCACCCAATTAGGGTTGCAGAGGGATATGAACTGGCTTCTAGGATTTCCTTTGAGCATTTGGAGCGTATAGCgcataaatttgaatttagcGGCGCGGATGCGGAGCCTTTAATCCGGACTTGTATGACTACTTTATCATCCAAGAT AGTGAATAGGTGCAAGCGCAGTTTGGCTGAGATTGCAGTCAAAGCCGTGCTCGCTGTTGCAGATTTAGAGAGGAGGGATGTCAATCTAGACTTAATTAAAGTAGAAGGAAAAGTTGGTGGGAAGCTCGAGGATACGGAACTAATTTATGGAATTGTTGTAGACAAAGACATGAGTCATCCCCAAATGCCTAAGCAGATCGAGGATGCACATATTGCAATTTTGACTTGCCCCTTTGAGCCTCCGAAGCCAAAGACTAAACATAAGGTTGATATTGATACTGTGGAAAAGTTCCAAACTTTGCGTCAACAAGAGCAGAAGTACTTCGATGATATGGTTCAAAAATGCAAG GATGTTGGAGCCACTCTGGTAATCTGTCAATGGGGTTTTGATGATGAGGCAAATCACTTGTTGATGCACAGGAATTTGCCTGCTGTTCGATGGGTTGGTGGCGTGGAGTTAGAGCTGATAGCCATTGCCACAG GTGGGAGAATTGTGCCCAGATTTCAGGAGTTGACAACAGAAAAATTGGGCAAG GCTGGCTTGGTTCGGGAAAAAGCTTTTGGCACCACTAAGGATCGGATGATATATATTGAACACTGTGCGAATTCAAGAGCCGTAACAATATTTATACGTGGTG GTAACAAGATGATGATAGAGGAAACAAAACGCAGTATTCATGATGCCTTATGTGTTGCTCGGAATCTCATCCGTAACAACTCCATAGTATATGGTGGTGGCTCAGCTGAGATTTCCTGCTCAATTGCCGTTGAAGCAGCAGCTGATAAGTACCCCGGAGTCGAGCAG TATGCAATCAGAGCCTTCGCAGATGCCTTAGATGCTATCCCAATGGCGCTGGCTGAAAACAGCGGCCTCCAACCTATTGAAACTCTATCTGCTGTGAAATCTCAGCAAATCAAA GAGAATAACAACTGCTGCGGTATCGACTGCAACGATGTTGGCACGAACGACATGCGTGAGCAGAACGTTTTCGAGACTCTGATAGGGAAACAGCAGCAGATTCTGCTTGCAACTCAAGTTGTGAAGATGATTTTGAAGATTGATGATGTTATTTCACCTTCAGAGTATTGA
- the LOC121755980 gene encoding ultraviolet-B receptor UVR8-like, with the protein MDTTTASGASSVITEQAIVPLASPPVAHQRQQRHCFGDSIPGEFPLSANPSIVLHFLTACNLDPQDLAKLEVTCSFFRQPAHFDPDHELSLAELAALDMCQKRAIFKPMTIEQQQCLKQRCGGSWKLVLRYLLVGESCTRREKSQAIAGPGHSLAVTSKGAVYSFGSNSSGQLGHGTTHEEPRPSLIRSLLGVRIIHAAAGAGRTMLISDAGRVYAFGKDSFGEAEFGAEGNKLVTTPQAVESLKDIFVVQAAIGNFFTAVLSREGRIYTFSWGDESKLGHQTEPNDLEPRPLLGALENLPVVQIAAGYCYLLALACQPNGMSVYSVGCGLGGKLGHGTRTDEKEPKLIERFVELNLQPVVVAAGAWHAAVVGKDGRVCTWGWGRYGCLGHGNEDCESVPKVVEALSNVKAIHVATGDYTTFVVSDAGDVYSFGCGESSSLGHDTAADEQGNRQTNVLSPEVVTSLKERVVQISLTNSIYWNAHTFALTDSDKLYAFGAGDKGQLGVKLADNQTERAIPDRVDVDLS; encoded by the exons ATGGATACCACCACGGCTAGTGGAGCATCAAGTGTTATCACTGAGCAGGCAATCGTGCCCCTTGCTTCTCCCCCTGTAGCACACCAAAGGCAGCAACGGCATTGCTTTGGTGATTCAATCCCCGGGGAGTTCCCGTTGTCTGCTAACCCCTCCATCGTCTTGCATTTTCTCACCGCCTGCAATTTGGACCCGCAGGATCTTGCCAAACTCGAG GTGACTTGTTCGTTTTTTAGGCAGCCTGCGCACTTCGACCCTGATCACGAGCTCTCGTTGGCTGAGCTTGCAGCTCTTGATATGTGCCAGAAGAGGGCCATATTCAAGCCAATGACGATAGAGCAGCAGCAATGCTTGAAGCAGAGGTGTGGGGGCTCGTGGAAGCTCGTCTTGAGATACTTGCTTGTTGGGGAGTCCTGTACGAGGAGGGAGAAGTCGCAGGCAATAGCCGGCCCTGGTCACAGCCTCGCTGTGACCTCTAAAGGCGCTGTGTATTCGTTCGGTTCCAACAGCTCCGGACAGCTTGGACATGGAACCACGCATGAGGAGCCCCGCCCTTCTCTAATTAG ATCTCTGTTAGGTGTTCGGATTATTCATGCTGCGGCTGGGGCTGGACGAACAATGCTGATTAGCGATGCTGGACGCGTCTATGCCTTTGGTAAAGATTCTTTTGGTGAAGCCGAATTCGGGGCTGAAGGGAATAAGTTAGTAACCACACCTCAGGCAGTCGAATCTTTGAAAGATATCTTTGTTGTGCAAGCTGCTATAGGGAATTTCTTCACGGCCGTGTTGTCTAGAGAAGGAAGGATTTACACGTTCTCTTGGGGAGACGAGAGCAAACTCGGCCACCAAACGGAACCTAATGATCTTGAGCCACGCCCGTTGTTGGGGGCGCTCGAAAACTTACCTGTGGTTCAAATTGCAGCTGGCTACTGCTACCTTCTTGCTTTGGCATGTCAACCTAATGGAAT GTCAGTATATTCTGTCGGGTGTGGGCTAGGTGGGAAGCTTGGGCATGGTACTAGAACCGACGAGAAGGAGCCAAAATTGATCGAACGGTTTGTAGAGTTGAATCTTCAGCCTGTTGTGGTTGCTGCTGGTGCTTGGCATGCTGCAGTGGTTGGGAAGGATGGAAGGGTATGCACGTGGGGATGGGGGCGGTACGGATGCTTGGGGCACGGGAACGAGGACTGCGAGTCAGTCCCCAAAGTAGTCGAGGCGCTGAGCAATGTCAAGGCCATACACGTTGCAACAGGGGACTACACGACCTTTGTGGTCTCGGATGCTGGAGACGTCTATTCTTTCGGATGTGGAGAGTCATCAAGCCTCGGACACGATACTGCTGCTGATGAGCAG GGAAACAGGCAAACGAACGTGCTGAGTCCGGAGGTCGTGACCTCGTTGAAGGAACGAGTGGTGCAGATAAGCCTCACGAATTCGATATACTGGAACGCGCACACGTTTGCGCTCACTGACTCGGACAAGCTCTACGCCTTTGGGGCTGGTGACAAGGGGCAGCTGGGGGTCAAGCTCGCGGATAACCAGACGGAGAGGGCGATCCCGGACCGTGTGGACGTGGACCTCAGTTGA